The proteins below are encoded in one region of Streptomyces roseirectus:
- a CDS encoding amino acid permease — translation MSSSIFRTKKIEQSIQDTEEPEHALKKSLSALDLTVFGVGVIIGTGIFVLTGTVAKNNAGPAVALAFVVAGVVCALAALCYAEFASTVPVAGSAYTFSYASLGELPAWIIGWDLVLEFALGTAVVAVGWSGYIASLLDNAGWHLPAALSGRDGADGFGFDILAAALVLVLTGILVLGTKLSARVTSLVVAIKVTVVLVVVIAGAFFVKGDNYDPFIPKSQPVEAGGDLQSPLVQLMFGWAPSNFGVMGVFTAASVVFFAFIGFDVVATAAEETKNPQRDMPRGILGSLLICTTLYVAVSVVVTGMQHYTDLSVTAPLADAFKATGHPWFAGFISFGAAVGLTTVCMILLLGQTRVFFAMSRDGLLPTFFSHVHPRFRTPHRPTILLGVVIAIVAGFTPLSELAELVNIGTLFAFVVVAIGVVILRRSRPDLPRAFRTPWVPLIPILSVAASLWLMLNLPAETWLRFGLWMALGFAVYFLYGRKHSRLEQQEQLSHRAG, via the coding sequence GTGAGCAGCAGTATCTTCAGGACGAAAAAGATCGAGCAGTCGATCCAGGACACCGAGGAGCCCGAGCACGCTCTCAAGAAGTCCCTGTCCGCCCTGGACCTGACGGTCTTCGGCGTCGGTGTCATCATCGGCACCGGCATCTTCGTCCTCACCGGCACGGTCGCCAAGAACAACGCGGGCCCGGCCGTCGCCCTCGCGTTCGTCGTCGCCGGCGTCGTCTGCGCGCTCGCCGCGCTCTGTTACGCCGAGTTCGCCTCGACCGTCCCGGTCGCCGGTTCGGCGTACACGTTCAGCTACGCCTCCCTGGGGGAGCTGCCCGCCTGGATCATCGGCTGGGACCTCGTCCTGGAGTTCGCGCTCGGCACGGCGGTGGTGGCCGTCGGCTGGTCCGGGTACATCGCCTCGCTCCTGGACAACGCGGGCTGGCACCTGCCGGCCGCGCTCAGCGGGCGGGACGGCGCGGACGGCTTCGGCTTCGACATCCTCGCCGCGGCCCTGGTCCTCGTCCTCACCGGGATCCTCGTCCTCGGGACCAAGCTCTCCGCGCGCGTGACGTCGCTGGTCGTCGCGATCAAGGTGACCGTCGTCCTCGTCGTCGTCATCGCGGGCGCCTTCTTCGTCAAGGGCGACAACTACGACCCGTTCATCCCGAAGTCCCAGCCGGTCGAAGCGGGCGGCGACCTCCAGTCCCCGCTGGTCCAGCTCATGTTCGGCTGGGCGCCTTCCAACTTCGGCGTCATGGGCGTGTTCACCGCCGCCTCCGTCGTCTTCTTCGCGTTCATCGGCTTCGACGTGGTGGCGACGGCGGCCGAGGAGACCAAGAACCCCCAGCGCGACATGCCCCGGGGCATCCTCGGCTCCCTGCTCATCTGCACGACGCTCTACGTGGCCGTCTCCGTCGTCGTCACCGGCATGCAGCACTACACCGACCTCTCGGTCACCGCGCCCCTCGCGGACGCCTTCAAGGCCACCGGCCATCCCTGGTTCGCCGGGTTCATCAGCTTCGGCGCGGCGGTCGGCCTGACGACCGTCTGCATGATCCTCCTGCTCGGCCAGACCCGGGTCTTCTTCGCGATGAGCCGCGACGGCCTGCTGCCGACGTTCTTCTCCCACGTCCACCCGCGCTTCCGCACCCCCCACCGCCCGACGATCCTCCTGGGCGTGGTCATCGCGATCGTGGCCGGCTTCACCCCCCTCAGCGAACTCGCCGAACTGGTCAACATCGGCACCCTGTTCGCCTTCGTGGTCGTCGCGATCGGCGTCGTCATCCTCCGCCGCTCCCGCCCCGACCTCCCCCGCGCCTTCCGCACCCCCTGGGTCCCCCTCATCCCCATCCTCTCCGTCGCCGCCTCCCTCTGGCTCATGCTCAACCTCCCCGCCGAGACCTGGCTGCGGTTCGGCCTCTGGATGGCACTCGGCTTCGCGGTGTACTTCCTGTACGGCCGCAAGCACAGCCGGCTGGAACAGCAGGAACAACTCAGCCACCGGGCAGGCTGA
- the dxs gene encoding 1-deoxy-D-xylulose-5-phosphate synthase, producing MPLLTRITGPRDLDRLSLEELDQLAGEIRTFLVEAVSKTGGHLGPNLGVVELTIALHRVFESPRDKILWDTGHQSYVHKLLTGRQDFSKLKMKGGLSGYPSQAESEHDVIENSHASTVLGWADGIAKGNEILNRDAHVAAVIGDGALTGGMAWEALNNIADAKDRPLVIVVNDNERSYAPTIGGLANHLATLRTTDGYERFLARGKDLLERTPVVGKPLFDTLHGAKKGLKDFIAPQGMFEDLGLKYLGPIDGHDIEALESALTRAKRFGGPVIVHCITEKGRGYQPALQDEADRFHGIGPIHPDTGLPVKASGADWTSVFGDEMVALGKEREDIVAITAAMLQPVGLKKFADAFPDRIYDVGIAEQHGAVSAAGLAHAGVHPVFAVYATFLNRAFDQVLMDVALHKCGVTFVLDRAGVTGTDGASHNGMWDMSILQVVPGLRLAAPRDADQVRAQLREAVEVDDAPTVVRFSKGAVGPAVPAVGRVGGMDVLREPGTDSPDVLLVSVGALAPMCLEIAGLLDQQGITTTVVDPRWVKPVDEAMAPLADQHRVVVTVEDNSRVGGVGSAVAQALRDAGVDVPLRDFGIPPRFLDHASRAEVMAEIGLTAPDIARQVTGLVSRLDGRYGSDAEVGSVESARD from the coding sequence GTGCCGCTGCTGACCCGCATCACGGGACCGCGCGATCTGGACCGGCTCAGCCTGGAGGAGCTGGACCAGCTGGCGGGGGAGATCCGGACCTTCCTCGTCGAAGCCGTCTCCAAGACCGGCGGCCACCTCGGCCCGAACCTCGGCGTGGTCGAACTGACCATCGCCCTGCACCGCGTGTTCGAGTCCCCCCGGGACAAAATCCTCTGGGACACCGGACACCAGTCCTACGTGCACAAACTCCTCACCGGCCGGCAGGACTTCTCGAAGCTCAAGATGAAGGGCGGCCTCTCCGGCTACCCCTCCCAGGCGGAGTCCGAGCACGACGTCATCGAGAACAGCCACGCCTCCACGGTCCTCGGCTGGGCCGACGGCATCGCCAAGGGCAACGAGATCCTGAACCGGGACGCCCACGTCGCGGCGGTCATCGGGGACGGCGCCCTCACCGGCGGCATGGCCTGGGAAGCGCTCAACAACATCGCCGACGCCAAGGACCGCCCCCTGGTCATCGTCGTCAACGACAACGAGCGCTCCTACGCGCCCACCATCGGCGGCCTCGCCAACCACCTCGCGACCCTGCGCACCACGGACGGCTACGAGCGCTTCCTGGCCCGCGGCAAGGACCTCCTGGAGCGCACCCCGGTCGTCGGCAAGCCCCTCTTCGACACCCTGCACGGCGCGAAGAAGGGCCTCAAGGACTTCATCGCCCCGCAGGGCATGTTCGAGGACCTGGGCCTGAAGTACCTCGGCCCGATCGACGGCCACGACATCGAGGCCCTGGAGTCGGCGCTCACGCGCGCGAAGCGCTTCGGCGGCCCGGTCATCGTCCACTGCATCACCGAGAAGGGCCGCGGCTACCAGCCGGCCCTCCAGGACGAGGCGGACCGCTTCCACGGCATCGGCCCCATCCACCCCGACACCGGCCTGCCGGTCAAGGCGTCCGGCGCCGACTGGACGTCCGTCTTCGGGGACGAGATGGTCGCGCTCGGCAAGGAGCGCGAGGACATCGTCGCCATCACCGCCGCGATGCTCCAGCCGGTCGGCCTGAAGAAGTTCGCTGACGCGTTCCCCGACCGCATCTACGACGTCGGCATCGCCGAGCAGCACGGCGCCGTCTCCGCCGCCGGCCTCGCGCACGCGGGCGTGCACCCCGTCTTCGCCGTCTACGCGACGTTCCTGAACCGCGCCTTCGACCAGGTCCTGATGGACGTCGCCCTGCACAAGTGCGGTGTCACGTTCGTCCTGGACCGCGCGGGCGTCACCGGCACCGACGGCGCCTCCCACAACGGCATGTGGGACATGTCGATCCTCCAGGTCGTCCCGGGGCTCAGGCTCGCCGCCCCGCGCGACGCCGACCAGGTGCGCGCGCAACTGCGCGAGGCCGTCGAGGTGGACGACGCGCCGACCGTCGTCCGCTTCTCGAAGGGCGCCGTGGGGCCCGCCGTCCCGGCCGTGGGGCGCGTGGGCGGCATGGACGTGCTGCGCGAGCCGGGCACGGACTCCCCGGACGTCCTGCTGGTCTCCGTGGGCGCGCTGGCGCCGATGTGCCTGGAGATCGCCGGCCTGCTCGACCAGCAGGGCATCACGACGACCGTCGTCGACCCGCGCTGGGTGAAGCCGGTCGACGAGGCGATGGCACCGCTCGCGGACCAGCACCGGGTGGTCGTCACCGTCGAGGACAACTCGCGCGTGGGCGGTGTCGGCTCGGCGGTCGCGCAGGCGCTGCGGGACGCGGGCGTCGATGTACCGCTGCGTGACTTCGGGATCCCGCCGCGCTTCCTCGACCACGCCTCGCGCGCGGAGGTCATGGCGGAGATCGGGCTGACCGCGCCGGACATCGCGCGGCAGGTCACCGGCCTGGTCTCGCGGCTCGACGGCCGCTACGGCAGTGACGCCGAGGTCGGTTCCGTGGAGTCGGCGCGCGACTGA
- a CDS encoding sugar ABC transporter permease: METEKTAKAEQAEAEKTAKADATKAAEGQDTVAPADDPTAAPVTVVDPRLLVREEGFKGYWTEFVRKVKGGELGSLPVVLGLIVIWTIFQVKNDRFLSADNLSNISYFLSATGMLAIGLVFVLLLGEIDLSVGSVSGLASTLFAVFVVDHTMNPWLSLFLTVLTGAAIGALHGWFFAKIGVPAFVVTLAGFLGWNGLMLWLLGSSGTINIPSDSGPVKLLGQSSFFMDQQIIGAYLLAGLAVVLSLVGNFGEQRRRKEAGVPFRPTAEILIRVGLLAIASFAAAAVLNNSNGVSNSLVIFLAALVIVDFVLRRTTYGRKVFAVGGGIEAARRAGINVPMIRISVFAISGGFAAVGGMFFAGQTASATLNAGGGNTLMLAIAAAVIGGTSLFGGRGSVWSALLGMLVIQSIQTGLDLLNMNTSIQYMITGGVLLGAVVIDSVSRKSQKASGRG, translated from the coding sequence GTGGAGACCGAGAAGACGGCCAAGGCCGAACAGGCCGAGGCGGAGAAGACGGCGAAGGCCGACGCCACCAAGGCCGCCGAGGGCCAGGACACCGTCGCCCCCGCCGACGACCCCACGGCCGCCCCGGTCACCGTCGTCGACCCCCGCCTCCTCGTCCGCGAAGAGGGCTTCAAGGGCTACTGGACGGAGTTCGTCCGCAAGGTCAAGGGCGGTGAGCTGGGCTCCCTGCCCGTCGTCCTCGGCCTGATCGTCATCTGGACGATCTTCCAGGTGAAGAACGACCGGTTCCTGAGCGCCGACAACCTCTCCAACATCAGCTACTTCCTCTCGGCCACCGGCATGCTCGCCATCGGCCTGGTGTTCGTGCTGCTGCTCGGCGAGATCGACCTGTCCGTCGGCTCGGTCAGCGGCCTCGCCTCGACCCTGTTCGCGGTGTTTGTGGTCGACCACACCATGAACCCCTGGCTCTCGCTGTTCCTGACGGTGCTCACCGGCGCCGCGATCGGCGCGCTGCACGGCTGGTTCTTCGCGAAGATCGGCGTGCCCGCGTTCGTCGTCACCCTGGCCGGCTTCCTCGGCTGGAACGGCCTGATGCTGTGGCTGCTGGGCTCCTCCGGCACCATCAACATCCCCTCGGACTCCGGCCCGGTGAAGCTCCTCGGCCAGAGCTCGTTCTTCATGGACCAGCAGATCATCGGCGCCTACCTGCTGGCCGGCCTCGCGGTCGTCCTCTCGCTGGTCGGCAACTTCGGCGAGCAGCGCCGCCGCAAGGAGGCCGGCGTCCCGTTCCGGCCCACCGCCGAGATCCTGATCCGGGTCGGCCTGCTCGCCATCGCCTCGTTCGCGGCGGCGGCCGTCCTGAACAACTCCAACGGTGTCTCCAACTCGCTGGTGATCTTCCTCGCCGCGCTGGTCATCGTCGACTTCGTGCTGCGCCGCACGACGTACGGCCGCAAGGTCTTCGCGGTCGGCGGCGGCATCGAGGCGGCCCGCCGCGCCGGTATCAACGTGCCGATGATCCGCATCAGCGTCTTCGCCATCTCCGGCGGCTTCGCGGCGGTCGGCGGCATGTTCTTCGCCGGCCAGACGGCGTCCGCGACGCTGAACGCGGGCGGCGGCAACACCCTGATGCTGGCGATCGCCGCGGCGGTCATCGGCGGTACGTCGCTCTTCGGCGGACGCGGCTCGGTGTGGTCGGCGCTGCTGGGCATGCTGGTCATCCAGTCGATCCAGACCGGCCTGGACCTGCTCAACATGAACACGTCCATCCAGTACATGATCACCGGTGGCGTCCTGCTCGGCGCGGTCGTCATCGACTCGGTGTCCCGCAAGAGCCAGAAGGCGTCCGGACGCGGCTGA